The Lacrimispora xylanolytica genome has a segment encoding these proteins:
- a CDS encoding zinc-binding dehydrogenase, which produces MKAFVLIEPGKVGWYDAPEPTLTPYGAILRPIAVTPCSSDVHTVYGGGSKKAPNLILGHECVAEILEVGELVMDFKPGDVVAVPAITPDWRAAGIQEGNYRHASAPFSGHQLGRSMPGVFAEKFLIPDADTTLAKIPEGVSIEQALMCVDVVTTGFTGAEFADIKIGDTVVVMGIGPIGLMAVEGARHLGAARILAVGSRPVCVELAKEFGATEVLSYRDGDIVNQVMERTNGLGADGVILCGGGDEVFTQAVDMARYGIGTISNVNYYGGTGSLAFPKFSGGRGMAGKTIHTELAKGGRNRIERLLKMIQYGRINPEKLVTHKLYGLGEVETALQMMKDKPRDLIKAMVQIDWK; this is translated from the coding sequence CACTCCTTATGGAGCCATTTTGCGCCCCATCGCAGTCACCCCATGCTCTTCGGATGTTCACACCGTATATGGGGGAGGCTCAAAAAAGGCGCCTAATTTAATTCTTGGTCATGAATGCGTTGCCGAGATTTTAGAGGTAGGAGAGCTGGTCATGGATTTTAAGCCAGGGGATGTGGTGGCGGTTCCAGCCATTACTCCGGACTGGCGGGCAGCTGGCATTCAGGAAGGGAATTACAGGCATGCTTCCGCGCCTTTCTCCGGTCATCAGCTGGGACGTTCTATGCCAGGAGTCTTCGCGGAAAAGTTCCTGATTCCAGATGCGGATACCACACTGGCTAAGATACCGGAAGGTGTTTCTATAGAGCAGGCTCTGATGTGTGTGGATGTAGTGACCACAGGCTTTACAGGGGCAGAATTTGCAGACATCAAGATCGGTGATACCGTAGTGGTCATGGGAATCGGGCCCATTGGTCTAATGGCAGTGGAAGGGGCCCGTCATTTAGGGGCAGCCAGAATACTTGCCGTTGGAAGCAGACCCGTATGCGTAGAGCTTGCAAAGGAATTCGGAGCCACAGAGGTGTTAAGCTACCGGGATGGAGATATTGTAAATCAGGTTATGGAGCGGACAAACGGTCTTGGCGCAGATGGTGTGATTCTCTGCGGAGGCGGGGATGAGGTCTTTACCCAGGCAGTTGATATGGCACGGTACGGCATCGGAACCATCTCCAATGTAAATTATTACGGCGGAACGGGAAGCCTTGCATTTCCTAAGTTTTCCGGCGGCCGCGGTATGGCAGGAAAAACCATTCATACCGAGCTTGCAAAGGGCGGAAGAAACCGGATTGAACGGCTTTTAAAGATGATTCAGTATGGAAGAATTAATCCGGAAAAGCTGGTAACTCACAAGCTTTATGGCCTTGGCGAGGTGGAAACAGCCCTTCAGATGATGAAGGATAAGCCCCGGGATTTAATAAAAGCAATGGTTCAGATAGATTGGAAGTGA
- a CDS encoding glycosyltransferase family 2 protein, whose amino-acid sequence MKTISIVVPCYNEEENVEALYQAITGTFHKELPDYCYEIIFIDNDSKDRTRDIVRSLCKADQGVKGIFNAKNFGQFNSPYYAMLQSTGDATILMAADFQDPVEMIPKYVWEWENGYKIVIGIKKSSKENKIMYWLRSCYYKCIKKLSDVEQIEHFTGFGLYDAKFIKVMRELDDPTPFLRGIVAELGFRRKEVPYEQPKRRAGKTSNNFYRLYDAAMLSITSYTKVGLRIATIFGSICCFASMLVALIYLVLKLIYWDRFPAGTAPLLIGMFFLGSVQIFFIGLVGEYILTMNARIMKRPLVIEEERINFTSGKEFDPEEDMLLTAASMEDGNRDEI is encoded by the coding sequence ATGAAAACAATTAGCATCGTAGTTCCCTGCTACAATGAAGAAGAAAATGTAGAGGCCCTATATCAGGCAATCACCGGTACCTTCCATAAGGAACTGCCGGATTATTGCTATGAGATTATATTTATAGACAATGACTCCAAAGACAGAACAAGAGATATCGTACGTTCTCTCTGCAAAGCGGATCAGGGAGTAAAGGGCATTTTCAATGCCAAGAACTTTGGTCAGTTCAATTCCCCCTATTACGCCATGCTCCAATCCACTGGAGATGCCACCATCCTTATGGCGGCTGATTTCCAGGATCCCGTGGAGATGATTCCAAAGTACGTGTGGGAATGGGAGAACGGTTATAAAATTGTCATTGGAATCAAGAAATCCAGCAAAGAAAATAAGATCATGTACTGGCTTCGAAGCTGTTATTATAAATGCATCAAAAAGCTTTCCGATGTGGAGCAGATTGAGCATTTTACTGGCTTCGGCCTTTATGATGCCAAATTCATCAAAGTAATGCGGGAACTGGACGATCCCACCCCATTTCTTCGCGGAATCGTGGCAGAGCTTGGATTCCGGAGAAAAGAAGTTCCCTACGAGCAGCCAAAGAGACGGGCTGGAAAAACCAGCAATAACTTTTACCGCCTGTATGATGCAGCCATGTTAAGCATTACGTCCTACACAAAGGTGGGACTGCGGATCGCTACTATTTTCGGAAGTATCTGCTGTTTTGCAAGCATGCTGGTAGCTTTAATCTATCTGGTTTTAAAGCTGATTTATTGGGACCGTTTCCCTGCCGGCACGGCACCGCTTTTGATCGGCATGTTCTTTCTTGGGTCCGTACAGATATTTTTTATCGGTCTGGTGGGAGAATACATTCTCACTATGAACGCCCGTATCATGAAGCGCCCTCTTGTCATAGAAGAAGAGAGAATTAATTTTACATCCGGAAAAGAATTTGATCCGGAGGAGGATATGCTTTTGACAGCAGCCTCCATGGAGGATGGTAACAGAGATGAAATATAA